The following proteins are encoded in a genomic region of Spirosoma sp. SC4-14:
- the lpxK gene encoding tetraacyldisaccharide 4'-kinase, with amino-acid sequence MAALLLLLPFSRIYGLITDIRNWLYDRDLYAVYKSDRCVIAVGNLTVGGTGKTPMIEYLIKRYQFTGRAVPLETATLSRGYGRHTKGFRIASKQDSASTIGDEPLQLFRKFNQTVRICVGERRAEAIQKLLASYPETNRILLDDAFQHRAVKPQFNLLLTDYNRPFYTDHPFPAGRLRERRHGARRADAVVVTKCPLTLSDIEQNRIRESIRVYARSETPVFFAGLQYSFPVPFSGLGVFANLDRVMLVSGLGNADPLEQYVSRTFRMRTHHRFADHYAYSRSELDQLLAALQPGESLLTTEKDWVKLSALLKPDELNRLPLYYLPVEMAFLDNSKTEFDRLVDEIPFKKR; translated from the coding sequence TTGGCCGCTTTATTACTACTCTTGCCATTCAGTAGAATCTATGGTTTGATTACGGATATTCGTAATTGGTTGTACGATAGAGATTTATATGCTGTCTATAAATCGGATCGATGCGTAATCGCCGTTGGCAATCTAACGGTTGGTGGAACCGGAAAAACACCTATGATTGAATATTTGATCAAACGGTACCAGTTTACCGGTCGGGCTGTACCCCTTGAGACGGCAACACTCAGCCGGGGTTACGGTCGGCATACAAAAGGTTTTCGAATTGCCAGCAAACAGGACTCCGCATCGACAATTGGCGATGAGCCGCTCCAATTATTCCGCAAATTTAATCAAACAGTTCGTATCTGCGTTGGCGAACGCAGAGCCGAGGCTATTCAGAAACTTCTGGCGAGTTATCCCGAAACAAATCGAATCTTGCTCGATGATGCCTTTCAGCATCGGGCTGTGAAGCCTCAGTTCAACCTGCTGCTTACCGACTATAACCGCCCTTTTTATACCGATCATCCGTTTCCGGCCGGGCGTTTACGTGAGCGCCGTCATGGGGCTCGCCGTGCCGATGCTGTGGTGGTAACGAAATGCCCCTTAACTCTTTCTGACATTGAACAGAACCGCATCCGGGAGTCGATAAGGGTCTACGCCCGCTCCGAAACGCCTGTATTTTTTGCCGGGTTGCAGTATAGCTTCCCCGTGCCGTTTTCCGGTTTGGGGGTGTTTGCCAATCTGGATCGGGTAATGCTTGTATCGGGCCTGGGTAATGCCGATCCTCTGGAACAGTATGTATCCCGAACGTTTCGGATGCGCACGCACCATCGGTTTGCCGATCATTATGCCTATTCCCGTTCTGAACTCGATCAGTTACTGGCAGCTTTACAGCCTGGCGAAAGCTTGCTGACAACCGAAAAAGATTGGGTAAAACTGAGTGCGTTGCTCAAACCTGACGAATTAAACCGGCTACCCCTCTATTATTTACCCGTTGAAATGGCGTTTCTTGACAACTCCAAAACTGAATTTGATCGACTGGTCGATGAGATTCCTTTTAAAAAACGTTAA
- a CDS encoding ATP-binding protein, whose protein sequence is MTRNDLNSIISQGENIRLEFKRSISSPQRIARTLAAFANTVGGELLIGVSDDGKIVGVPSEFREIRKIEEATDQFVEPALSVSYEVLAPDGRIVLLIRVAESEEKPHYAVDESGKRTIYVRAKDKSVPTNRLIITPESAGSQLLQSPTARTLIQFLRKNDHITADRFAKLINVSEYRAGKLLRQLAEQGLLLMIDKPRPVRYALKLTE, encoded by the coding sequence ATGACAAGAAACGATCTCAACAGTATTATTTCGCAGGGAGAAAATATTCGTTTGGAGTTTAAACGATCTATTTCTTCACCTCAACGAATAGCCCGGACATTAGCAGCGTTTGCCAATACAGTGGGGGGCGAACTGCTGATTGGGGTATCTGACGATGGAAAAATTGTTGGCGTACCTTCTGAGTTTCGGGAAATTCGTAAAATTGAAGAAGCAACTGACCAATTTGTTGAACCGGCCCTTTCTGTAAGTTATGAAGTATTGGCCCCCGATGGCCGTATTGTCTTACTGATCAGGGTTGCTGAAAGTGAAGAAAAGCCGCATTATGCAGTTGACGAATCCGGAAAACGAACTATTTATGTTCGCGCTAAAGATAAGTCAGTGCCAACCAATCGATTAATTATCACGCCAGAATCTGCCGGGAGTCAATTGCTGCAATCGCCTACTGCCCGAACACTCATTCAGTTTTTACGTAAAAACGATCATATCACGGCCGATCGGTTTGCCAAACTAATTAATGTATCAGAATACCGGGCGGGTAAGTTGCTTCGCCAGCTTGCCGAGCAGGGGTTGCTGCTCATGATCGACAAACCACGTCCGGTGCGGTATGCGTTGAAGCTTACAGAATGA
- a CDS encoding response regulator transcription factor: protein MKVLVVEDEKGLAESITDYMVKEGYVCETAATFQDADEKIYLYTYDCIIVDLTLPDGDGFQLIQALKRLAATTGIIIISARNALEDKLRGLEIGSDDYLTKPFHLSELNARVKSLLRRRQFGGHTEIRFQEIVVVPHTRKVFVHGQITTLSRKEYDLLLYFLSNIDVALTKASIAEHLWGDNIDSVDSFDMVYSHIKNLRRKLIEKGGADYVQSIYGIGYKFSNL from the coding sequence ATGAAAGTTCTGGTAGTTGAAGACGAAAAAGGATTGGCCGAAAGTATCACCGATTATATGGTGAAAGAAGGATACGTTTGCGAAACGGCAGCTACATTTCAGGATGCCGATGAAAAAATATACCTCTACACCTACGATTGCATTATTGTTGATCTAACGCTTCCTGATGGCGATGGTTTTCAACTAATTCAGGCTTTGAAACGGCTCGCTGCCACCACCGGAATTATAATTATTTCGGCCCGAAATGCTCTGGAAGATAAACTCAGAGGCCTGGAAATTGGCTCCGACGATTATCTGACAAAACCGTTTCATTTATCAGAACTGAATGCGCGGGTAAAATCATTGCTTCGTCGACGGCAGTTTGGTGGTCATACCGAAATTCGTTTTCAGGAAATTGTGGTGGTGCCGCATACAAGAAAGGTTTTTGTGCATGGTCAGATCACAACTTTGTCGCGTAAGGAATATGATCTGTTATTGTACTTTTTGTCGAATATTGATGTAGCACTGACCAAAGCATCGATTGCCGAACATCTTTGGGGCGACAACATCGACTCCGTCGACTCGTTCGATATGGTCTATTCCCATATTAAAAATCTACGCCGAAAACTGATCGAAAAAGGCGGTGCCGACTATGTGCAGTCTATATATGGTATCGGCTATAAATTTAGCAATTTGTGA
- a CDS encoding aldo/keto reductase — MDYRRLGASGLKVPVLSFGTATFGGGTDFFKAWGATQVEEAARMVNLCLDAGLTLFDTANVYSLGLSEEILGKAINGLRDKLLISTKATFKMGSGPNDYGSSRFHLIRSCEDSLRRLNTDYIDIYHMHGFDSQTPIDETLNALDNLVQSGKVRYIACSNFSGWHLMKSLSISERYGWSKYVAHQAHYSLLSREFEWELMPLGLDQHIGTIVWSPLSAGRLGGKYRRSQPLPQESRIAQGGGEGPAIAPEFLYGIVDALDEVAEETGKTVAQVALNWVLQRPTVCNVVIGARNEEQLKQNLGAVGWNLTTDQIKKLDAASNRDPIYPYWHQRKSPALNPIPNFYRQ; from the coding sequence ATGGACTATAGACGATTAGGTGCTTCGGGGTTAAAAGTGCCCGTACTGAGCTTTGGAACCGCAACATTTGGAGGTGGAACCGATTTTTTCAAAGCCTGGGGCGCGACCCAGGTAGAAGAGGCAGCCCGAATGGTAAACCTTTGCCTCGATGCCGGTTTAACACTATTTGATACGGCAAATGTTTATTCGCTCGGTTTGTCAGAAGAAATTTTGGGGAAAGCCATCAACGGTCTTCGGGACAAACTCCTGATTTCGACCAAGGCTACCTTTAAAATGGGCAGTGGTCCTAACGACTATGGCTCTTCGCGTTTTCATCTGATCAGGTCCTGCGAAGACAGTCTGCGTCGACTGAATACCGATTATATCGACATCTACCATATGCATGGCTTCGATAGCCAAACCCCCATTGACGAAACGCTCAATGCGCTCGACAACCTGGTGCAGAGCGGTAAAGTGCGTTACATTGCCTGTTCGAATTTTTCGGGCTGGCATCTGATGAAGTCGCTTTCCATTTCAGAACGCTATGGCTGGTCGAAATATGTGGCGCATCAGGCCCATTACTCGCTCTTAAGCCGGGAGTTCGAATGGGAATTGATGCCCCTTGGTCTGGATCAGCACATTGGAACCATTGTCTGGAGCCCGCTCTCGGCTGGGCGTTTAGGAGGTAAGTACCGTCGTAGCCAGCCACTTCCGCAGGAGAGTCGTATTGCGCAGGGTGGTGGCGAAGGGCCGGCCATTGCGCCAGAATTTTTGTATGGGATAGTCGATGCTCTGGATGAAGTAGCCGAAGAAACCGGCAAAACTGTAGCGCAGGTTGCCCTGAACTGGGTATTGCAGCGCCCAACAGTTTGTAATGTGGTCATCGGTGCCCGAAACGAAGAGCAATTGAAGCAAAATCTGGGCGCAGTAGGCTGGAACCTAACAACGGATCAGATCAAAAAACTGGATGCCGCCAGCAATCGCGACCCGATTTACCCCTATTGGCATCAGCGCAAATCGCCCGCTCTCAATCCGATCCCTAATTTCTATAGGCAGTAG
- the hemF gene encoding oxygen-dependent coproporphyrinogen oxidase → MTSEQFINKDSITSFFTDLQDRICQALTEADGAGQFREDSWQRPGGGGGRSRTIAEGAVIEKGGVGFSAVYGEATQATLRTLNLSTPADFYATGVSIVLHPHSPMVPIIHMNVRYFEMSTGQSWFGGGIDLTPHYVVEEDAQWFHAYLKNVCDRHDASYYATFKTWADDYFFIPHRQETRGIGGIFFDYLKPSDDTHKAKLFSFVQDVGNAFAPIYTHFMHKNRDLPFGEPEKQWQLLRRGRYVEFNLVWDRGTKFGLETNGRTESILMSMPPQANWTYDFRPEPGSCEEHTLGLLQKGIDWV, encoded by the coding sequence ATGACATCGGAACAATTTATCAATAAAGATAGCATTACCTCTTTTTTTACAGATCTCCAGGATCGAATCTGCCAGGCATTGACAGAAGCCGATGGCGCGGGGCAGTTTCGGGAAGATAGCTGGCAACGACCCGGTGGGGGCGGAGGCCGATCACGAACAATTGCCGAGGGAGCTGTTATTGAAAAAGGAGGAGTTGGCTTTTCGGCTGTGTACGGCGAAGCTACACAGGCTACATTGCGGACGCTGAACCTGTCGACCCCGGCCGATTTCTACGCAACGGGAGTTTCCATTGTATTGCATCCGCATAGTCCAATGGTGCCGATTATTCACATGAACGTTCGGTATTTTGAAATGAGTACGGGGCAGAGCTGGTTTGGGGGCGGCATTGACCTGACGCCACACTATGTAGTTGAGGAGGATGCCCAGTGGTTTCACGCCTATCTGAAAAACGTTTGCGACCGGCACGATGCGTCCTACTACGCTACATTTAAAACCTGGGCCGACGACTATTTTTTTATTCCACACCGGCAGGAAACACGAGGTATTGGCGGTATTTTTTTCGATTACCTGAAACCATCAGACGACACACACAAAGCTAAGCTGTTCAGCTTTGTGCAGGATGTAGGCAACGCGTTTGCGCCTATCTACACGCATTTCATGCATAAGAATAGGGATTTGCCGTTTGGTGAACCCGAAAAACAGTGGCAGCTATTGCGTCGGGGGCGATATGTAGAATTTAATCTGGTGTGGGATCGGGGAACAAAGTTTGGCCTGGAAACCAATGGCCGTACCGAATCGATTCTGATGAGTATGCCACCGCAGGCTAACTGGACGTATGACTTTCGGCCTGAACCCGGCAGTTGCGAAGAACATACACTCGGTCTACTACAAAAAGGTATCGACTGGGTTTAA
- a CDS encoding GMC family oxidoreductase → MDSFQIKKAPAQYDVAIVGSGAGGGMAAYMLAKAGAKVVLLEAGGYFDPADPKYITQLKWPWESPRRGAGTTRAFGDFDAAWGGWDIEGEPYTTVKGTEFHWFRSRMLGGRTNHWGRISLRFAPDDFRRKSMTGVGEDWPIGYDDLKPFYDRVDKLIGVFGSVENMPSEPDGIFLPPPKPRLHELMIRKGARSIGIPVIPSRLSILTKPINDERGQCFYCSQCGRACQAYADFSSSSVLVKPALKTGNVTLINGAMVREVMTDPATGLATGVSYVDTLSLQEKTVMAKTVVLAASAGETARLLLNSKSARFSTGLANTSGVIGKYINDSTGASRSAFVPALMDRKRYNEDGVGGMHVFTPWWLDNKKLDFPRGYHIEYWGGMGMPAYGFGWGVEALNGMIPGRDGKMKPAGGYGAGLKDDYRRFYGAYVGMAGRGEPVPMESNYCEIDPNVVDKYGIPVLRFHYKWSDYEVKQAKHMQDTFEEIIHSMGGIALGNKPGPENNYGLEAPGKIIHEVGTVRMGNDPKSSALNKYQQAHDVKNLFVVDAAPFPSQGDKNVTWTILASSMRTSEYLIDQVKKKNI, encoded by the coding sequence ATGGACTCCTTTCAGATTAAAAAAGCCCCGGCACAGTATGACGTCGCTATTGTAGGCTCAGGCGCAGGTGGTGGTATGGCCGCCTACATGCTTGCCAAAGCCGGAGCGAAAGTTGTGTTGCTGGAAGCTGGAGGATACTTCGATCCTGCTGACCCTAAGTATATTACGCAGTTGAAATGGCCCTGGGAGTCGCCCCGGCGTGGTGCCGGAACAACCCGTGCTTTTGGTGATTTCGATGCGGCCTGGGGGGGGTGGGATATCGAAGGCGAGCCATACACAACGGTGAAAGGGACCGAATTTCACTGGTTCCGGTCGCGGATGCTCGGTGGGCGCACCAACCACTGGGGGCGGATTTCGCTCCGGTTTGCACCTGACGATTTTCGTCGTAAAAGTATGACGGGAGTGGGTGAAGACTGGCCGATTGGTTACGACGACCTGAAGCCTTTCTACGATCGGGTCGATAAATTGATTGGCGTATTCGGATCGGTAGAAAACATGCCTTCTGAACCCGATGGTATTTTTCTGCCTCCGCCAAAACCGCGCCTACACGAGCTGATGATTCGAAAAGGAGCGAGGAGCATTGGTATTCCGGTTATTCCGTCGCGGTTGTCGATTCTGACCAAACCCATTAATGATGAGCGTGGCCAGTGTTTTTATTGTAGCCAGTGCGGACGGGCGTGTCAGGCTTATGCCGATTTTTCGTCGTCGTCGGTATTGGTAAAACCGGCCCTCAAAACGGGCAACGTAACGCTGATTAATGGTGCCATGGTACGCGAAGTTATGACCGACCCGGCAACAGGACTGGCAACTGGCGTAAGCTACGTGGATACGCTGTCGTTGCAGGAGAAAACAGTGATGGCAAAAACGGTTGTGCTGGCGGCTAGTGCTGGCGAAACGGCCCGGTTGTTACTCAACTCCAAATCGGCTCGATTCTCAACGGGATTGGCTAACACCAGCGGTGTTATTGGTAAATATATTAATGACTCCACTGGTGCCAGTCGTTCGGCATTTGTTCCGGCTCTGATGGACCGGAAGCGCTACAACGAAGATGGCGTAGGTGGAATGCACGTGTTTACACCCTGGTGGCTCGACAACAAAAAGCTCGATTTCCCGCGTGGGTATCACATCGAATACTGGGGTGGCATGGGTATGCCTGCCTACGGTTTTGGCTGGGGAGTTGAAGCACTGAATGGCATGATTCCGGGTCGCGATGGTAAAATGAAACCGGCTGGCGGCTATGGTGCCGGTCTGAAAGACGATTACCGCCGGTTCTATGGTGCCTATGTTGGTATGGCCGGTCGGGGAGAGCCGGTGCCAATGGAAAGCAACTACTGCGAAATTGACCCTAATGTGGTTGATAAATACGGAATTCCGGTGCTTCGGTTCCATTACAAATGGTCGGACTATGAAGTGAAGCAGGCCAAGCACATGCAGGATACCTTCGAAGAAATAATTCATTCGATGGGCGGTATTGCCTTAGGCAACAAGCCTGGTCCTGAGAATAATTATGGCCTGGAGGCACCCGGTAAAATTATTCACGAAGTGGGCACCGTTCGGATGGGTAACGATCCGAAGTCTTCGGCTTTGAATAAATACCAGCAGGCACACGATGTGAAGAACCTGTTTGTGGTCGATGCCGCGCCATTCCCGTCGCAGGGCGATAAAAACGTTACCTGGACCATTCTGGCCAGTTCGATGCGTACGTCGGAATATTTAATTGATCAGGTTAAGAAGAAGAATATTTAA
- a CDS encoding putative porin encodes MNRSVFFLFFLVCLIGTAQAQQFPGGLQVPNGFGQPTRPGSSTGSSGFTGIDDTTKVIYGPRTTRYILEEDVFNNRKKLYTMDTTMDDVHRFLYVQRSLNMYQDLGNLGTPMKPVFIQEPQQLGAQTGYYVFSPYAYQPMQVKYFDTKSPFTDMYLALGGHNQNILRFDFAQNITPRWNVGFNAQRFTSQKQFGTSGANDPTKLLAQNWGFLGHTNYHSKNNKYTLLAHFINMNHSLDEQGGVLPGTNLDGSTNLYAYTGDARLVSTSTTVQGPHGNEIRNDWHVYHQYILDQGFQAYHKLDYQRHKNSYHDDALSLNYTFYPAILGDTSHIYQDARFRLLENQFGLKGIYKRGESAFNYRAYLRNRVYGQYTRYNTSETNENEYETRRFETFLGGWLGYYFPDSLSQVTAEVEYQVGGGYRLEGQLNSKFLTAGYSSILANPTLLQERFQSDVFFWRNNYNLRGYNHAFGKLNLRYKKLLLQPGLDYYLLSNYVYFDTNAVVQQLNGSFSVLRIGTGYKLEVGKFLAAGQAYYTVQSRRDVLRTPPFFMNAQFQYELLYAKALYIQVGIDLHYKSPYYADAYMPVTQQFYIQNKQQVEGYVLADLYANFRVNRTRLFVKLTHANQGVFQPGYFVAPDYLAMRRGFAFGVDWYLFD; translated from the coding sequence ATGAATCGAAGCGTATTTTTTCTTTTCTTCCTCGTGTGCCTGATCGGCACAGCTCAGGCACAACAGTTTCCGGGTGGGTTGCAGGTACCGAATGGGTTTGGGCAACCAACAAGGCCAGGTAGCTCGACCGGAAGCAGTGGCTTTACGGGCATCGACGATACAACCAAAGTTATTTATGGCCCCCGGACAACCCGGTATATACTGGAGGAGGATGTGTTCAATAACCGGAAAAAACTCTATACCATGGATACGACCATGGACGATGTACACCGGTTTTTATATGTGCAGCGTAGCCTGAATATGTACCAGGATTTGGGTAATCTGGGTACACCCATGAAACCCGTTTTTATTCAGGAACCCCAGCAACTGGGTGCCCAAACGGGCTACTATGTGTTTTCGCCCTATGCGTACCAGCCCATGCAGGTAAAATATTTCGACACCAAGTCGCCCTTTACAGATATGTATCTGGCACTGGGGGGGCATAATCAGAATATTCTTCGATTCGATTTTGCGCAGAACATTACTCCGCGCTGGAATGTAGGCTTCAATGCCCAACGATTTACGTCACAAAAGCAGTTTGGAACCAGCGGAGCTAATGATCCTACAAAGCTTCTGGCGCAGAACTGGGGATTTCTGGGGCATACCAACTACCATTCCAAAAACAACAAGTATACGCTGCTGGCTCATTTCATCAACATGAATCATAGCCTCGATGAGCAGGGGGGAGTTTTACCCGGAACAAATCTCGATGGTAGTACAAACCTGTATGCCTACACGGGCGATGCCAGACTGGTCAGTACATCGACAACCGTGCAGGGGCCACATGGGAACGAGATTCGTAACGATTGGCATGTTTACCATCAATATATTCTGGATCAGGGGTTTCAGGCGTATCATAAACTCGATTACCAGCGGCACAAAAATTCGTATCACGACGATGCGCTGTCGCTCAACTACACGTTTTATCCGGCTATTCTGGGCGATACATCGCATATCTATCAGGATGCGCGCTTCCGATTGCTGGAGAATCAGTTTGGTTTGAAAGGAATTTATAAACGGGGCGAATCGGCATTCAATTACCGGGCCTATCTGCGGAATCGGGTATATGGCCAATACACGCGTTACAATACCTCCGAAACGAATGAAAACGAATACGAAACACGCCGGTTCGAAACATTTCTGGGTGGTTGGTTAGGCTATTATTTTCCCGATAGCTTGTCGCAGGTAACGGCCGAGGTTGAATATCAGGTAGGGGGTGGGTATCGGCTCGAAGGACAACTAAACAGCAAGTTTCTGACGGCTGGCTACTCGTCGATATTGGCTAATCCAACGCTTTTGCAGGAACGCTTTCAAAGCGACGTTTTTTTCTGGCGAAATAACTACAATCTACGGGGCTACAACCATGCGTTTGGGAAGTTGAACCTTCGTTATAAAAAGCTATTGCTTCAGCCCGGCCTGGACTATTACTTACTCAGTAATTATGTCTATTTCGATACCAATGCCGTAGTTCAGCAGCTTAATGGCTCGTTTAGCGTATTACGAATAGGAACAGGCTACAAACTGGAAGTCGGTAAGTTTTTGGCGGCTGGTCAGGCCTATTACACCGTTCAGTCCCGAAGGGATGTGTTGCGGACACCCCCATTTTTCATGAATGCCCAGTTCCAGTACGAATTACTCTACGCCAAAGCATTATATATTCAGGTTGGCATCGATCTGCATTATAAGTCGCCATATTATGCAGATGCCTATATGCCCGTAACGCAGCAGTTTTATATACAGAATAAACAGCAGGTAGAAGGCTATGTGCTGGCCGATCTTTACGCCAATTTTCGGGTCAATCGAACCCGGCTGTTTGTGAAATTAACCCATGCCAATCAGGGGGTATTTCAGCCCGGCTATTTTGTGGCCCCCGATTATCTGGCCATGCGACGTGGCTTTGCGTTTGGAGTCGACTGGTATCTGTTCGACTGA
- a CDS encoding HAMP domain-containing sensor histidine kinase: MKLLVKTNRIYLAFSLVIYLLTALVFYQIIRLLIYDEVESRLQVERRDFEAYIRMHNTWSSSPYFVENKIEVIPLTHKPGSLQESLTDTLIQNRYDNELVPFRQLTFYVPIQGVWHRVSIRKSLIQTYRLIEVITVTMATFLGILLLGTFWFQGKLSGRLWHPFYDTLSRIKVFNLTSGHPLKLSHSEITEFNELNEVLKKMADKMQQDYRSLKEFTENASHEMQTPLALINAKVEQLIQSEKLTESQTNWIESIYQASRRMARLNQGLLLLAKIENHQFQGSQRVNLTQLLTEKLRDMDDVLSFKAIDVCIQADEPFTIQLPVALADSLVMNLVNNAIKHNMPGGQINLQSTLSWLCLSNTGAKLVNDPLRLFERFKKEGTGTDSVGLGLSIVKQICDSYGLQITYAENGGQHLFCLTQALPDKIN, translated from the coding sequence GTGAAACTACTCGTTAAAACGAACCGCATCTATCTGGCTTTCTCGCTGGTTATTTATTTGCTTACAGCACTGGTATTTTACCAGATTATTCGGCTGTTGATTTATGATGAAGTAGAAAGTCGGTTGCAGGTCGAACGCCGGGATTTCGAAGCCTATATCCGTATGCATAACACATGGTCGAGCAGTCCTTATTTTGTTGAAAATAAAATTGAGGTGATACCGCTCACTCATAAGCCTGGGTCGTTGCAGGAGTCTTTAACCGATACGCTGATTCAGAATCGATACGACAACGAGCTGGTACCTTTTCGGCAATTAACCTTTTATGTGCCCATTCAGGGAGTATGGCATCGGGTTTCTATCCGTAAGTCACTCATTCAGACGTATCGGCTTATTGAGGTAATTACCGTAACTATGGCTACTTTTTTAGGTATATTACTCCTGGGTACATTCTGGTTTCAGGGAAAATTATCGGGCCGACTCTGGCATCCATTTTATGATACCTTATCGCGGATAAAAGTCTTTAATCTCACTAGTGGTCATCCGTTAAAATTATCTCATTCTGAAATCACAGAATTTAATGAACTAAACGAAGTTCTGAAAAAAATGGCGGATAAGATGCAACAGGACTACCGCAGCCTGAAGGAGTTTACCGAAAATGCATCTCATGAAATGCAAACACCGCTAGCCCTTATCAATGCAAAGGTAGAGCAGTTGATTCAGAGCGAAAAACTGACTGAATCGCAAACAAACTGGATCGAGTCTATTTATCAGGCTTCCCGGCGTATGGCCCGCTTAAATCAGGGATTATTATTATTAGCCAAGATTGAAAATCACCAGTTTCAGGGGAGTCAGCGGGTTAATTTGACTCAGTTGCTAACCGAAAAATTGCGGGATATGGACGATGTTCTTTCATTTAAGGCAATCGATGTTTGTATACAGGCAGATGAACCTTTCACTATACAATTGCCTGTTGCACTCGCCGATAGTCTGGTAATGAATCTGGTTAATAATGCCATTAAACATAATATGCCCGGTGGTCAGATAAATCTTCAATCGACGCTGTCGTGGTTGTGCCTGAGCAATACGGGCGCTAAACTGGTAAATGATCCCCTACGGCTTTTCGAGCGATTTAAGAAAGAAGGAACCGGAACCGACTCCGTTGGATTGGGCTTGTCGATTGTTAAACAAATCTGCGATAGCTATGGCTTGCAGATAACTTACGCAGAAAATGGAGGGCAACATCTGTTTTGCCTGACGCAGGCACTTCCCGACAAAATAAATTAA
- a CDS encoding o-succinylbenzoate synthase — protein sequence MSLRADYLKYTLHFRFDAGTSRGILTEKTSYIIRLFDDEDPTVVGYGECGPLKGLSYDDRPDFEQQLALNCTEFSDLDLQLFSWNVPIILNQLISPQFPSILFGFETAMLDFLAGGRRIIQETDFTRGHRALPINGLIWMGKPEFMRQQIEEKLREGYTTLKLKIGAIDFEQECDLLAMIRERFTPEQITLRVDANGAFRPAEAMNKLERLATYGLHSIEQPIRAGQPDLMAELCHHTPLPIALDEELIGQMEYVHKFRLLKKIQPQFIILKPTLLGGLRHCDEWIELAGRLNIGWWITSALESNIGLNAIAQYTAQFRHLIPQGLGTGQLYHNNIESPLFIERGNLCYNPAHAWDFAALSNGSMQS from the coding sequence ATGAGTCTTAGAGCTGACTACCTGAAATACACATTACATTTTCGCTTCGATGCAGGTACGTCACGCGGCATACTTACGGAAAAAACTTCCTATATCATTCGGTTATTTGACGACGAAGATCCAACAGTTGTTGGTTATGGTGAATGCGGCCCACTGAAAGGCTTAAGCTACGACGACCGTCCGGATTTTGAACAGCAGTTGGCTCTAAACTGTACGGAATTTAGCGATCTGGATTTACAGTTGTTTAGCTGGAATGTGCCTATTATCCTTAATCAACTCATTAGTCCGCAATTTCCAAGCATTTTATTCGGATTCGAAACGGCCATGCTCGACTTTCTGGCAGGTGGTCGACGCATCATTCAGGAAACTGACTTTACCCGCGGCCATCGGGCATTGCCTATCAACGGATTGATCTGGATGGGAAAGCCCGAGTTCATGCGGCAACAGATTGAAGAAAAGCTTCGGGAAGGCTATACGACCCTGAAACTAAAAATCGGTGCTATCGATTTTGAGCAGGAATGCGATCTGCTGGCTATGATTCGCGAACGTTTTACGCCCGAACAAATCACGTTGCGGGTTGATGCCAATGGTGCCTTCCGGCCCGCAGAAGCCATGAATAAGCTGGAACGGCTGGCTACCTACGGACTCCATTCCATTGAGCAACCGATTCGGGCTGGGCAACCAGATCTCATGGCCGAACTCTGCCACCACACGCCCTTGCCGATTGCTCTCGATGAAGAACTAATCGGGCAAATGGAGTATGTGCATAAATTCAGACTCCTAAAAAAAATTCAACCGCAGTTTATTATTCTGAAACCTACATTGCTGGGCGGTTTGCGCCATTGCGACGAGTGGATTGAGCTGGCCGGACGATTAAATATTGGCTGGTGGATAACCTCTGCTCTTGAATCGAATATTGGCCTGAACGCTATTGCACAGTATACTGCCCAATTCAGGCATCTTATTCCGCAAGGACTGGGAACAGGGCAACTCTATCATAATAATATTGAGAGCCCACTTTTCATCGAACGGGGTAACCTTTGTTACAACCCGGCCCACGCCTGGGATTTTGCGGCCCTATCGAACGGTAGTATGCAGTCGTAG